The Euphorbia lathyris chromosome 3, ddEupLath1.1, whole genome shotgun sequence genome contains a region encoding:
- the LOC136224613 gene encoding LRR receptor-like serine/threonine-protein kinase GHR1, which translates to MQTRCLMLLLILVLSAFGDSDFEALLELKKGLEKSPFLSSWNSKFLASNGCPENWYGVVCIDGNVVSIALNNVGLVGNFTFPILTGLKKLQNISISNNKLMGTISDIGSIESLENLDLSCNLFSGFLPSAIVSLNSLVVLNLSSNNFQGMVPSGFGNLEKLKYLDLGTNSFSEDIMSLLSQLGSVVHVDLSSNQFTGSLDLGLGNANFVSSIRYLNVSRNSLAGQLFAHDGMPFFDSLEVFDASNNMLTGVIPPFQFVVSLQIIKLGNNRFSGSLPEALLQDNSMVLSELDLSLNQLEGPIRKITSATLKKLNLSSNKLSGPLPAIVAHCSIIDLSNNMLSGELSRIRNWGNYVEVIQLSNNSLSGSFPNQTSQFLRLTSLNLSNNSLNGELPSVLDSYPELRMIDLSHNFINGSLLPSLFNSTTLTELILSANNFTGSIPLQEVRNSTQNLSLVSLDLSYNSFDGSLPPEISKFRNLLYLDLSNNRLKGNIPEDLPDGLRGFNVSSNNLSGVIPDNLRRFPDSAFHPGNSLLSFANSSLSNGAPSLTSKDHQSRMKRAVKIILIAGAVCTVSIIAIFCMLIYFKSRSHKPGRTSLEGDEKQGVAEEHSSLPHASGTNKSLDRSLSSFSFHQLGPACDQGDTSAVHTTPKDHPESLKKDGGVSSPLSLVSSSNPSPSNYGQLSTESPVALQVYSPERLAGDLHLFDVSLAFTAEELSRAPAELIGRSCHGSLYKATLDSGNVLAVKWLKEGISKGRKEFARELKKLGNIRHPNLVSVLGFYWGPKEHEKMILSNYINGYCLAFLLQETEPRKLPPLSLPDRLRIAVNIAGCLNYLHNEKAIPHGNLKSTNILLQPADMNPLLTDYSLHRILTSAGTAEQVLNAGALGYRPPEFASSSKPCPSLKSDVYAFGVILLEILTGKSCGEIVSAESGGVDLTEWVRLLAAENRPEQCFDRLIVEGTNGDASRVLGEVLQVALRCVLSASDRPDIRTVFEDLAMIVS; encoded by the exons ATGCAGACAAGGTGTTTGATGTTATTGTTGATACTGGTATTGAGTGCTTTTGGAGACTCAGATTTTGAAGCACTTTTAGAATTGAAGAAGGGCTTAGAGAAAAGCCCATTTCTTAGTTCATGGAATTCTAAATTCTTAGCTTCTAATGGTTGCCCTGAAAACTGGTATGGAGTTGTCTGCATTGATGGAAATGTAGTTTCCATTGCTCTAAACAATGTTGGTCTTGTTGGAAACTTCACTTTCCCAATTCTCACTGGTCTCAAAAAGCTTCAAAACATTTCAATTTCGAATAACAAATTGATGGGAACAATCTCAGACATTGGTTCCATTGAATCCCTTGAAAACTTGGATCTTTCCTGCAATTTGTTCAGTGGCTTTTTACCTTCAGCCATAGTGAGTTTAAACAGTTTAGTGGTTTTGAACCTTTCTTCAAACAATTTCCAAGGCATGGTTCCTTCCGGGTTTGGGAATCTTGAGAAGTTGAAGTATTTAGATTTGGGGACTAATAGCTTTTCTGAAGATATTATGAGCCTTCTCTCCCAGCTAGGGAGTGTTGTTCATGTTGATTTAAGCAGCAATCAATTCACCGGTTCTTTGGATTTAGGACTTGGAAATGCAAACTTTGTTTCGTCCATTCGATATCTTAATGTAAGCCGAAATTCCTTAGCTGGACAGCTCTTTGCTCATGATGGAATGCCATTTTTTGACAGTTTAGAGGTCTTTGATGCTAGTAATAACATGTTAACAGGTGTGATACCTCCATTCCAATTTGTGGTCTCTCTTCAGATCATTAAGCTCGGAAACAACCGGTTTTCGGGTTCTCTACCAGAAGCTCTTTTGCAAGACAATTCAATGGTATTGTCTGAACTGGATCTGAGCCTTAACCAACTTGAAG GTCCAATTAGAAAAATCACCTCTGCAACtctgaagaaactcaatttatCTTCAAACAAATTGTCAGGACCTTTACCTGCCATTGTTGCACATTGTTCCATTATAGATCTGAGTAACAATATGCTCTCCGGTGAATTGTCAAGAATCCGGAATTGGGGAAATTATGTGGAAGTTATTCAGTTGAGTAACAACTCATTATCAGGATCTTTTCCCAACCAAACTTCACAGTTTCTGAGGTTAACATCTCTCAATCTATCAAACAACTCATTGAATGGTGAGCTCCCGTCGGTCTTGGATTCGTATCCTGAGCTCAGAATGATTGATCTTAGCCATAATTTTATCAACGGATCCCTCCTTCCGAGCCTCTTCAACTCGACAACATTGACTGAGCTCATCCTGTCAGCCAACAATTTCACTGGCTCAATCCCTCTTCAGGAAGTACGAAACTCTACTCAGAATTTGAGCTTGGTTTCGCTCGATTTGTCGTATAATTCGTTTGATGGCTCTTTGCCACCTGAAATCAGCAAGTTTCGGAACTTACTGTATCTTGATCTATCAAACAACAGACTCAAAGGAAACATTCCTGAAGACCTTCCGGATGGATTGAGAGGTTTTAATGTGTCGTCTAACAACCTTTCTGGTGTAATCCCGGATAACTTAAGGCGATTTCCTGATTCAGCTTTCCATCCTGGGAATTCCTTGTTGAGTTTTGCTAATTCATCATTGTCAAATGGTGCTCCAAGCCTAACTTCAAAGGACCATCAATCCCGCATGAAACGTGCTGTTAAGATTATACTGATAGCTGGCGCTGTTTGTACTGTTTCGATAATAGCCATTTTTTGCATGCTGATTTACTTCAAGAGCCGTTCGCACAAGCCTGGCAGGACGAGTCTAGAAGGAGATGAGAAGCAAGGTGTTGCGGAGGAACATTCTTCTCTTCCCCATGCTTCGGGAACTAATAAAAGTCTCGACAGGTCGTTATCTTCGTTTAGTTTCCATCAATTAGGGCCTGCATGTGATCAAGGAGATACATCAGCTGTTCATACGACACCTAAAGATCATCCGGAATCATTGAAAAAGGATGGAGGAGTTTCCTCTCCCTTGTCTCTTGTGTCATCTTCAAATCCATCTCCTTCGAATTACGGCCAGCTTTCAACTGAAAGTCCTGTTGCACTCCAGGTTTATTCTCCGGAAAGATTAGCTGGCGATTTACATCTCTTCGATGTCTCCCTAGCATTCACAGCTGAAGAACTGTCTCGAGCTCCAGCAGAACTTATCGGGAGGAGCTGCCACGGGTCTCTATATAAAGCTACACTTGATTCCGGCAATGTACTTGCTGTCAAATGGTTAAAAGAGGGAATTTCGAAAGGGCGGAAAGAATTCGCGAGGGAGTTAAAGAAACTCGGAAACATCAGACATCCCAATCTAGTTTCTGTTCTAGGTTTCTATTGGGGACCAAAGGAACATGAGAAGATGATATTGTCTAACTATATTAACGGTTATTGTTTAGCCTTTTTGCTTCAAG AAACAGAACCAAGAAAGCTTCCACCTTTATCTCTTCCCGACCGGCTGAGAATCGCTGTTAACATTGCTGGATGTCTGAACTACCTGCACAACGAGAAAGCAATACCGCACGGAAACTTAAAATCGACGAACATTTTACTACAACCTGCAGACATGAATCCCCTTCTCACAGATTACAGTCTTCACCGGATATTGACTTCAGCCGGAACAGCAGAACAAGTCCTAAATGCCGGTGCTCTAGGCTATAGGCCGCCCGAATTCGCTAGCTCAAGCAAACCCTGTCCATCATTAAAGAGTGATGTTTATGCATTTGGTGTTATCCTGTTAGAGATCCTAACAGGGAAGAGTTGTGGGGAGATTGTTTCTGCAGAATCAGGAGGAGTTGATTTGACTGAATGGGTAAGATTATTAGCCGCCGAAAACCGGCCGGAACAGTGCTTCGATAGGTTAATAGTAGAAGGGACAAATGGGGATGCATCCAGAGTTCTTGGAGAAGTATTACAAGTAGCATTAAGATGTGTTCTATCAGCATCTGATAGGCCTGACATAAGAACAGTTTTTGAAGATCTTGCAATGATAGTGTCATAA